Part of the Candidatus Moraniibacteriota bacterium genome is shown below.
GTCGAGCATGGCAATCTTGAGAAAACAATCGCGGTTATTCTTGAGGAATACAAGCGAATTGCAACGGAAGCGGTTCCAGAAAAAGAACTTCTGAAAGCCAAGGAACATATCAAGGGAAGTATGGCAATGCATCTCGAATCTTCCGATGATATCGTGGGTTATCTCGTCGATCAGGAGGTGCTGAAGGGTGAAATCGTCCTTCCGGAGAATCGCTATGCAAAAATTGACGCCGTGACCAGTGCGGATGTGCGTCGAGTTGCGGAAATGATTTTCCGTTCCGATCGACTCAATCTGGCTATTATCGGTCCGCAGAAATCAGCCAAGAAATTGGAGAAAATGCTTACTTTGTAAGAATACGTGCAAGAACGTGGGGTGTTGATTGATGTATGCCTTGTGGAATTTCTTTTATGACCAAAGAACAATACATTGAGGCGTGGACGAAGATCTTGTTGCATGGCGTTGTTGCAGCGATAACGCTTTTTTTCCTGTATTTCATTCGCGATATTATCATCGTGTTCTTTGTGGCGATTATTATTACAGCATCGGTTGCGCCGGCTATTGAGCGACTGGAGATGTTTCGGATCCCGCGCATGCTGAGTGTGCTCGGCGTCTACGCGCTTATTGTTGGTGTTCTCGTCACCATTATTTCGCTTATCGTGCCAATATTCTCAAGTCAGATGGTGGAATTCTCAGCAAATGTTCCGCGCTACCTTGAGAGAATCTCGCTTTTTGTAAATGGCATCGATTCATTTTTTCGTATCCACGATGTGCCTCTTGATGGAGCGGCGATGTCGAGTAGCGGCGAATCATCGGGGACGGTTTCGGGAATTTTCTCGACAACGGTAAGTGTCTTTCATGCGATTTTTTCAGTGGTGGTGATTTTTTTCCTCTCGCTCTATATGTCGTTTGAACGGCGCGGTATCGACAAGGTTCTCCGAACGGTGACACCCGCTGAATATGAGGAGCGCGTACTCTATTTCTCTCGGAAAATTCAGGAGAAAATCGGGCAGTGGATGTTTGGGCAATTGCTTCTCATGGCGATTGTGTTTACGTTTTATTTCATCGGGCTTACCGCACTCGGCATTCCCTATGCGCTTCTCTTGGCGCTTCTTGGTGGTTTGCTGGAGATGGTACCCTATGCCGGTCCAACCGTGGCAGCTCTTCCGGCAATTGCTTTGGGACTTCTTGTTTCGCCCTGGTTGGGTGCGGCGGTTGTTCTTCTCTATTTCGTTATCCAACAAATACAGAATCACATTGTTGTACCGCAGGTCATGCGACGTACGGTAGGGCTCAATCCTGTGGCGGTTATTCTCGCGCTCTTGATTGGCGCAAAGCTTGCGGGGATTGCGGGAATATTGCTCGCGGTTCCTTCGGCAGCAGCACTCTCGGTGTTTACGGATGAGTTCTTGGGAACTCGGAAACCCGCGCAGATTGAAGAATAGAGGAGAGAATGGAATATGAAGAATATGGATAATTTTGAAGAAGAAATTCAAATCGACACGGAAGAAAAATCCGAAACTGGAATGCTCTTTGTCGTGGCGACGCCGATTGGGAATATGGAAGATATTACGCTCCGCGCGCTTCGCATTTTGAATGAATGCGATTTGATAATTTGTGAAGACACGCGAGTCGCCAAGAAGCTTTTCTTTAGACACAATGTGTCAAAGCCACTCCTTGCTATTCCGCAGCGAGCAGCAGATGAGAAAATTCGTCGTGTGCTTGATGTTCTTCGAACTGGAAAGAATGTGGCGCTGACGACTGATGCTGGCACACCGGGTGTTTCCGATCCGGGGAACGAGGTCGTGGAAAAGGTGATTGCGGCGGGCTTCTGCGTTTCACCTGTACCGGGTCCGTCGGCGCTTGCAGCGCTTCTCTCGGTCGCTGGAGTGAATACGCAGGAATTTCTCTTCAAAGGATTTCCACCACACAAGAAGGGAAGAGAAACATTTTTTCGTGCTATTGCTCAGTCAAAAGTTCCGGTCGTCTACTACGAATCGCCCTATCGCGTTGTCAAAAATTTGGAACTCCTTGCATCGCTTGCATCAGAAAGAAATGTGATTATCGGACGCGAGCTTACCAAGATGTTTGAGGAAATTCAAAGAGGAAGTGTTGGAGAAGTGCTAGAATATTACCAAAAGAATCCAGGAAAAGTGAAGGGAGAGTTTGTGGTGATGGTGATGTAGAGTGGAATGCGCATTTTTCCAGGATGTTGTGTATATAAAAATGAGGGACGGAAGAAATTATCTCGCGTCCCTATGGGGAATTTGCTTGGAAAGCGTGGCACCTTTGTGTTTCTTGTGCATCTAGTGCGATGAGAAGAGGGAGATGGTGAGGTACAATGTTGTTCCATTTGTGCATCGCACTTCGTAATTTACTGCCCTTCCGTTACGGTCAACAAATCCATTGCTGACGCTTCGAGAAAACTGCACGGCACATCCCTGCTGAGTAGCAATTTCCCGAGCTTGTTCTTGTCGGTAGTCATCGCTTTTTCCGACGAAATAGATATACGATGCAACCAAAAGAAGGGGAATTGCTATGAATAAGAGTAGGTTTGAATGCTTCCTCGGGCGATTTTTTGGGGATAAGCAATGAGGAGGATGAGGATGCCCTCCTATTTGTTGAAAGTTGCTTCTTTGTATAATCATGGTGCTTTCTCCTCGGATGAATTGGTAAAGAAAATTTTACGAAATCGATTACATACTGCAATAAATAAAATATTATGTCAAGATTCTATATTACTACCGCTATCGATTACGTGAATGCGAAGCCACATGTGGGGCATGCGCTCGAGAAGGTGCTTACGGATACAATGGCGCGGTTTCATCGCGCGTGTGGGGAAGAGGTTTACTTTCTTACTGGATCTGACGAGAATAGTTTGAAGAATGTGCAGGGAGCAGAGAAAGCGGGGAAGCCAGTTGGAGAATTTGTCGCAGAGAATGCGGAGTCGTTCCGCGATTTGGGAAAGCTCCTGAATCTCTCCTTTGATGATTTCATTCGAACAACCGAGAAGCGACACTTCGATGGAGCGCAGAAACTCTGGCGTTCATTCAAGGCTGAAGACGTGTATACCAAAAAGTATTCCGGACTCTACTGTGTCGGGTGTGAAGAATTCAAATTGCCGAAAGATTTGATTGATGGGAAATGCCCGGATCACCAAAAAGAACCGGAACTTGTGGAGGAAGAAAACTACTTTTTTCGACTTTCAGCGTATGCTGATATTTTGAAGCAAAAAATAGAGAGCGGCGAGTTACACATTGTGCCGGACTTTCGGAGGAATGAAGTGTTGTCGTTTATTTCGATGGGACTGGAGGACTTTTCCATCTCGCGATCGGTCTCGCGCGCGAAGGATTGGGGTGTGCCGGTGCCGGGAGATCCTTCGCAAATCATGTATGTGTGGGTTGATGCTTTGTCAAACTATATTACGGCTCTTGATTATGCAAGTGGCGGCGTACTCTATGAAAAGTTCTGGGCGAGCGATGGTGAGCGTGCTCATGTGATTGGGAAGGGGATACTGCGATTTCATGCGGTGTATTGGCCGGCAATGCTACTTTCAGCCAATCTTCCAATTCCGACAACGATTTATGCGCATGAATATCTCACTGTGGATGGACAGAAGATGTCGAAGTCGCTCGGGAATATTATTGATCCGGTGGACTTGGTTGCGAAGTATGGCATTGATGGTGCAAGGTATCTTCTTCTCTCAACACTCCCATTCTCCAATGACGGCGATGTGTCATGGGAAAAACTCACTGAGAAATACAACGCCGATCTGGCGAACGGGTTGGGGAATTTAGTGTCGCGTGTTTTGAAATTAGGAGAAAAATTGGAAGATGGAAGCTGGAAGATGGAAGGAAGTAATGAAGGATTTCCAGATGAGTTTGGGAAGTTGCTTGAGAGTTATCATCTAAGTGAGGGATTGGAATATATTTGGAGCATTGTGCGCGAGAGCAATAAATATATTGAGAAAGAGAAGCCATGGGAACTTGCCAAGACGAATCTAGAAAAGTTTGCATTGGTGATGCAGAAGCTCTTGAGAGATTTGGAGCGTATTGCGACTCTCCTTGCGCCATTCCTTCCGGAGACTTCAGAGAATATTCAATCAATGCTTGCTAATCGGAAAGGTGGAATTCTCTTTCAGCGAATCTGAAATGCTATGATTGATACGCATGCGCATATTCATGATGAGATGTTTGATGTCGATCGAGAAGAGATGCTCCTTCGAGCGTTTGACAGCGGCGTGAAACGAATTATCACGATTGGTACCAGTATTTCGGAAAGCGAAGATGCTCTTGCTGCGGCGAAAAAGTACGACAATATTTTCGCAACGGTTGCGGTTCATCCAGAGGAATATTCTAAGCTTCCTGATGAAGAAACGAGGAATTTGTGGATGAAGTGTCTTGGAAAATTGGCGATGGATTCGAAAGTGGTGGCAATCGGGGAATGCGGTCTCGATTATCATGCGTTTAACACTGTTGCGGTGACGGAGAAACAAAAGGAAAGTCAGAAAATCGGATTTCGTGATCATCTCGAGCTTGCAAAGCGCATTGGGAAGCCAGTCGTTATTCATGCGCGCGAGTCGTATAGGGACGTACTTGAAATCGCGCGCGAGTATGTCGGCGATATTCCTTTTGTCGTGCTTCACTGTTATCAAGGCAATACTGAGGTGACAGAAGAGTTTCTCAATCTTGACGAACGCGTTTTGTTTTCCTTTGCGGGGAATATTACGTATCCGGTGAAAAAGTCACTTGTAGGGACGAAAGGCGATATTCTCGAGAGCATACGACTCATACCAATTGAGCGAATGCTCACTGAAACCGATTGCCCGTATCTCGCGCCACAAGCATATCGCGGAACTCGGAATGAACCAGCGTATGTTATGGAAGTTGCTCGAAAGATTGCGGAAGTAAAAAAAGTTTCTTTTAAAGAAGTCGAGCGCGCGACGGAAGAGAATACGAATCGATGTTTTCCAAGAAAGTTTGCCAGTTAGTAGGTGGGCGGTCTATCTTATTCTTATTGTCAAAAACGCTCTAAATTGAAGCGTTTTTTCTGTTTTTAATCACGTACTTGACACACGCAACTTAGTTGCGTTATCGTGTAAGTATGGAAAAAGCGAACACTATTTTGAATAATCTCCGGAAAAGGGATTTCGCCGATCTCTCGCGCGAGAGGAAATTCTTTCTGTGCTCGTAAGCGCTTCGAAACCGGTTTCGGTATTTGAAATTCTTGATATACTTTCCAGAAAAAAGAGGGTGTTCAATAAGACGACGCTCTATCGCGAGATGGAAGTTCTGAAAAAAGAAGGGTATGTGAAAGAAGTTTTCTTTCGAAACGATACGGCGCTTTACGAGCTTGTTGGGGAACATCACCATCATCTTGTTTGCACCTCATGTGGTGACGTTCGAGATGTACACCTTGAAGAATCTCTCGAGTGTGAAGAAAGAAAATTGGAACGTCGTGAACATTTTATCATTCTCGATCATTCACTTGAATTTTTTGGCAAGTGTAAGGAGTGTCAGTAAGTTTTTAGGATTATAAGAAAACACGTATGAAAAAGCTGGTATATTTTTTTGTTCTCGCGATCTTTGTTTGTGGAGGCGCATATGCTGTATTTTGGAACTTGGGGAAGGAGTCGTCGTCTACTCTTCATCAGCCAGGGAAGCTTCAAGTCGTGGCGAGTTTCTACCCGTTGTATTTTTTCTCTCAGCAAATTGGTGGCGACAAGGCGAGTGTGACGAATATTGTGCCAGCGGGAGCGGAGCCACATGATTATGAACCGACTGCGCAAGATATGGCACGGATGGAAAAGAGTGGACTCATCATTTTAAACGGAAGCGGACTTGAATCATGGGGCGATAGTATTGGAAAAAATATCAATACAGCCAAGACTATTATTGTTGTTACAGGAGAAGGCTTGACGACGCGAGAGATGACGCGAGAGGACCAGCTTACGACAGATCCGCATGTGTGGCTTGACCCGGTGTTCGCTGGGAAAATGGTAGAGAATATTACTCGCGGGTTCGAGGCTGCTGATCAGGAAAATGCGATCTATTTTCGTGAAAACGCCAACCAACTCCTCGAGAAATTGAAAGATGTGGATATCGCGTATCGAAGTGGTCTTCAAAAGTGTGCGGAGAAAAATATTATCACATCTCATGATGCATTTGGCTATCTTGCAGCGGAGTATGGATTCAATCAGGTGTCGATCGCAGGTTTGTCGCCCGATGCCGAACCATCGCCCTCGCAGCTTGCCGACACTGTACAATTCGCCAAAGTGAACAATGTCAGGTATATTTTCTTTGAGAGCCTCGCGAGTCCAAAGCTTTCGCAAACAATCGCGACTGAAGTCGGCGCGCAGACGCTCGTGCTCAATCCGATTGAGGGGTTGAGCGATGATGAGATATCAAAAGGCAAAGATTATTTCTCGGTTATGTATGATAACCTCAAAAATTTGCAAACAGCACTGCAATGTACTCAATAGATCACGCGGACAACATTTTTGAAGTTGAGAACATTTCTTTCTCGTATGACGGGAAAGAAAATGTTCTTCAGGGTATCACGCTCGCGATTCATCGTGGGGATTATGTCGGGCTCGTGGGTCCCAATGGTGCCGGGAAGACGACACTTCTCAAAATCATGCTTCATCTCCTCTCTGCGGAGAGTGGCACGGTGCGACTTTTTGGGAAAGATATTCATGAATTCTCAGAGTGGAACAAAGTTGGGTATGTGCCACAGACGGCGGTGCGTTTCGATGTGCATTTTCCTGCGAGTGTGTACGAAGTGGTATTGATGGGTCGATACAAGAATCGGCGGCTTTTTCAGCAAATGAATGCATCCGATCGCGAGGCAGTGCAGGAGGCGCTTTCCAAAGTGGGTATGCTGGAATATCAAGATCGGCTTATTGGGGATCTCTCTGGCGGGCAACAGCAGAGAGTCTTCATTGCTCGCGCGCTCGTGAATCAGCCGGAAATACTCTTCCTTGATGAGCCAACGACCGGCGTCGACAAGAAGACGCAAGAGAGTTTCTATACATTGCTCAAGAGGCTCAATAGCGAATTTGGCATCACGCTCGTGCTTGTGTCTCACGATATCGATCGCATCACGCAGGAGGTGATGCATATTGCCTGCATCGACCGATCACTTATTCGGTATCTCTCACCCGAAGAGTATCGTGCAGAAAGTGCATCGGCAGACATCTTTGAACGTGATATCAAGGTAGAGCCACATCGCCATCACTACGCCTGATTATGATAGAAAATATCTTCCAATATAGCTTTATCCTCCGCGGTCTCGAAGCGGGCATTATCGTCGCTTGTGTTGCGCCGCTTATTGGTACATTTCTCGTATTGCGACGATATTCTCTGATTGCCGATACGCTGTCTCATGTGTCCCTTGCGGGTATTGCTCTCGGACTGCTTCTGAAGGTGAATCCGCTTTTGATGGCGCTTGGTGCGACGACAGTGGCGTCACTTGGTATTGAGCGTTTGCGAAATTCGAAACGAGTCTATGGTGAGTCGGCGCTTGCTCTCTTTCTCTCGGGAAGTCTTGCCTTAGCAGTCGTGCTTCTGAGTCTTGCAAATGGCTTCAACTCGAGTCTTTTTAACTATCTCTTTGGGAGCATTGTGACCGTGACAGAGAATGATGTGCTTGTCATCGGTGTCGTCTCAGCATTTGTTATTATTGTATTGTTCGCGCTCTTCAAACCATTGCTCTATGTCACCTTCGATGAAGAAGCGGCACAAGTGAGTGGTATGCCGACGCGATTCCTCAATCTCACACTCATATTGCTCACGGCACTCACCGTTTCTGTGGCTATTCCTATTGTGGGCGTGCTCCTCATTGCGGCGCTCATGGTGATTCCGGTCATTGCGGCACTGCAGTGGAAGCGGGGATTTACGGGGACAATCATTATTGCAGAAATTATATCGATACTCTCAGTACTTACGGGTATCATTGCCTCGTTTTATCTCAATCTCGCAACGGGAGGGACTATCGTGCTCATTATGCTCTTTGCGTTTATCATTTCTTTGTTTGTCAATAGGCAGTAGAAGTGATATTTTTTGGTTCTTGAAAAACATCAATGCTCGGGAGCATTGATGTTTTGGTGTCCTGAATTTCAAAGGGTTCTTTGCGTCATCGACGAATATCGACGTGTTCAATGAAGGGGAGGAGTCTGGCTCGGGCACTATTGAGGTCTACAGATTTGTTTCGTGCGCTTTTTGCAAGTGTCGGATCGTAGAGTTTTATATCTCGGAATTCCTGGAGCGCGAAGTGTCGTGCACCGCGAATCCATTTGCCGATTTCTTGGAAGTCATCTTCGGTGTGTATGCCCGGAACGACCGTGGTGCGGAATTCATAGTCGGCGCCACTCTCCATGATAATGCGAACGCTCTCTTGGAAGCGACTGATATCGATATCGGTATTGCCGGAGGCGAGTGGATATTTCTCCGGCGTGTGTTTGATATCCATCGCCCAAAAGTCTACGAGCTTGGTCTCGGCGATTTTCCGGACAATATTCGGGAAAACACCATTGGTGTCGAGCTTCACCAAAAAGCCCATATTTTTTATCTTTCGAATGAAATCGAGAAGATCAGCGTGGAGTGTCGGTTCGCCACCCGTGATACAGATACCGTCGAGTTTGCCTCCTCGTTTCTTGAGAAAATTCAGAAATTCATCGGTCTTGTCGCCACCCGTTTTCGCAAGGTACTCTTTGCTCGGCTCTATGAGCTCGGGGTTGTGGCAGAAAGGGCATCGCAAGACACAGCCGAGCGTAAACACCGTCGCGGCGAGTTTGCCGGGGTAGTCGAGGAGTGTGAGTGGTTGGTAGCCGGCGATATACATAATGCGATGGGCTTGCAATTTTGACGTATTTCTTCGTCGCAAATTCCGATACTCGACACGGTATGACTCCATACAGCTTATTCTGCTTCTCATTTGCGCCTCGAAATAAACTCAAAATTGCAAGCCTTGGTAGTATTGAGAAATATGCAGATATCCCTAGGCGACGGATGGGGTGTACTCCAAGCGGTCGGCGTATTCTTGTTGCTTGCCCTTGTTCCATTGCTCGACGGGGCGGATATAGCCGACGACGCGCGTGTAGGTTTCGGTTTTCTGGAAGTCGGAGAGTTCCGGTTTTGCCTCATGGCACGCGCGACACTTCGCCATTGTTTTCCCGTTCACTTCGTAGGGCATATACTCTGCCCCTCTCTCGAGCGCCTTCCCACAATCATGACAGGTTATCTTTTGCATAACTTTTTTCCTAACAAATTATTTGTTTAGAGTCTGTTGAGAAGGGCTGTTTTTCAGAAAAAATTGTTTTTTTACTTGTCTACGCTTGCTCCGAAAGCCGCAAAAAAACAATTTTTTCTGAAAAACAGTGCGAGAAGTACGCCTTTTTGATACTTTTTTAGCAGGCTCTCAGACTTTTTGATATTCCTTTGTGGTTGAAATAGTGATGCATTGTGGGCACGTCTTGTGTTCGCCGGGGAGGTAACCGTGGGTGGGACAGACGCTGAAAGTGGGAGAGAGTGTGAAATAGGGGAGATGGTATTTCTCGGCGATACGGCGGACGAGAGTGCGTGCCAT
Proteins encoded:
- a CDS encoding AI-2E family transporter — encoded protein: MTKEQYIEAWTKILLHGVVAAITLFFLYFIRDIIIVFFVAIIITASVAPAIERLEMFRIPRMLSVLGVYALIVGVLVTIISLIVPIFSSQMVEFSANVPRYLERISLFVNGIDSFFRIHDVPLDGAAMSSSGESSGTVSGIFSTTVSVFHAIFSVVVIFFLSLYMSFERRGIDKVLRTVTPAEYEERVLYFSRKIQEKIGQWMFGQLLLMAIVFTFYFIGLTALGIPYALLLALLGGLLEMVPYAGPTVAALPAIALGLLVSPWLGAAVVLLYFVIQQIQNHIVVPQVMRRTVGLNPVAVILALLIGAKLAGIAGILLAVPSAAALSVFTDEFLGTRKPAQIEE
- the rsmI gene encoding 16S rRNA (cytidine(1402)-2'-O)-methyltransferase, whose protein sequence is MKNMDNFEEEIQIDTEEKSETGMLFVVATPIGNMEDITLRALRILNECDLIICEDTRVAKKLFFRHNVSKPLLAIPQRAADEKIRRVLDVLRTGKNVALTTDAGTPGVSDPGNEVVEKVIAAGFCVSPVPGPSALAALLSVAGVNTQEFLFKGFPPHKKGRETFFRAIAQSKVPVVYYESPYRVVKNLELLASLASERNVIIGRELTKMFEEIQRGSVGEVLEYYQKNPGKVKGEFVVMVM
- a CDS encoding methionine--tRNA ligase, which gives rise to MSRFYITTAIDYVNAKPHVGHALEKVLTDTMARFHRACGEEVYFLTGSDENSLKNVQGAEKAGKPVGEFVAENAESFRDLGKLLNLSFDDFIRTTEKRHFDGAQKLWRSFKAEDVYTKKYSGLYCVGCEEFKLPKDLIDGKCPDHQKEPELVEEENYFFRLSAYADILKQKIESGELHIVPDFRRNEVLSFISMGLEDFSISRSVSRAKDWGVPVPGDPSQIMYVWVDALSNYITALDYASGGVLYEKFWASDGERAHVIGKGILRFHAVYWPAMLLSANLPIPTTIYAHEYLTVDGQKMSKSLGNIIDPVDLVAKYGIDGARYLLLSTLPFSNDGDVSWEKLTEKYNADLANGLGNLVSRVLKLGEKLEDGSWKMEGSNEGFPDEFGKLLESYHLSEGLEYIWSIVRESNKYIEKEKPWELAKTNLEKFALVMQKLLRDLERIATLLAPFLPETSENIQSMLANRKGGILFQRI
- a CDS encoding TatD family hydrolase yields the protein MIDTHAHIHDEMFDVDREEMLLRAFDSGVKRIITIGTSISESEDALAAAKKYDNIFATVAVHPEEYSKLPDEETRNLWMKCLGKLAMDSKVVAIGECGLDYHAFNTVAVTEKQKESQKIGFRDHLELAKRIGKPVVIHARESYRDVLEIAREYVGDIPFVVLHCYQGNTEVTEEFLNLDERVLFSFAGNITYPVKKSLVGTKGDILESIRLIPIERMLTETDCPYLAPQAYRGTRNEPAYVMEVARKIAEVKKVSFKEVERATEENTNRCFPRKFAS
- a CDS encoding transcriptional repressor codes for the protein MLSVLVSASKPVSVFEILDILSRKKRVFNKTTLYREMEVLKKEGYVKEVFFRNDTALYELVGEHHHHLVCTSCGDVRDVHLEESLECEERKLERREHFIILDHSLEFFGKCKECQ
- a CDS encoding zinc ABC transporter substrate-binding protein codes for the protein MKKLVYFFVLAIFVCGGAYAVFWNLGKESSSTLHQPGKLQVVASFYPLYFFSQQIGGDKASVTNIVPAGAEPHDYEPTAQDMARMEKSGLIILNGSGLESWGDSIGKNINTAKTIIVVTGEGLTTREMTREDQLTTDPHVWLDPVFAGKMVENITRGFEAADQENAIYFRENANQLLEKLKDVDIAYRSGLQKCAEKNIITSHDAFGYLAAEYGFNQVSIAGLSPDAEPSPSQLADTVQFAKVNNVRYIFFESLASPKLSQTIATEVGAQTLVLNPIEGLSDDEISKGKDYFSVMYDNLKNLQTALQCTQ
- a CDS encoding metal ABC transporter ATP-binding protein, which produces MYSIDHADNIFEVENISFSYDGKENVLQGITLAIHRGDYVGLVGPNGAGKTTLLKIMLHLLSAESGTVRLFGKDIHEFSEWNKVGYVPQTAVRFDVHFPASVYEVVLMGRYKNRRLFQQMNASDREAVQEALSKVGMLEYQDRLIGDLSGGQQQRVFIARALVNQPEILFLDEPTTGVDKKTQESFYTLLKRLNSEFGITLVLVSHDIDRITQEVMHIACIDRSLIRYLSPEEYRAESASADIFERDIKVEPHRHHYA
- a CDS encoding metal ABC transporter permease — its product is MIENIFQYSFILRGLEAGIIVACVAPLIGTFLVLRRYSLIADTLSHVSLAGIALGLLLKVNPLLMALGATTVASLGIERLRNSKRVYGESALALFLSGSLALAVVLLSLANGFNSSLFNYLFGSIVTVTENDVLVIGVVSAFVIIVLFALFKPLLYVTFDEEAAQVSGMPTRFLNLTLILLTALTVSVAIPIVGVLLIAALMVIPVIAALQWKRGFTGTIIIAEIISILSVLTGIIASFYLNLATGGTIVLIMLFAFIISLFVNRQ
- a CDS encoding anaerobic ribonucleoside-triphosphate reductase activating protein, producing the protein MESYRVEYRNLRRRNTSKLQAHRIMYIAGYQPLTLLDYPGKLAATVFTLGCVLRCPFCHNPELIEPSKEYLAKTGGDKTDEFLNFLKKRGGKLDGICITGGEPTLHADLLDFIRKIKNMGFLVKLDTNGVFPNIVRKIAETKLVDFWAMDIKHTPEKYPLASGNTDIDISRFQESVRIIMESGADYEFRTTVVPGIHTEDDFQEIGKWIRGARHFALQEFRDIKLYDPTLAKSARNKSVDLNSARARLLPFIEHVDIRR